tatgtgataattattaataattataaattttcatttaaaatttgattaattcaCTTTAAATCGAGCTGGGATTGAATTATTGGAACTGGGCAGGCTTGGCCGGTTGATGAGGCTGAGGTGGAACTCAAGCGATCCCCTGTTATCTTCAATCTATCTCAACTCAACACAATTTCACCATTCCGATTCTTTTCTGCAACATTTTTGCTTGGGTTCGATCATTCATGGCTGCCCAAACCCACGTTTTTACCGGATTAGCTTTGGCTTcacctccttcttcttcatctcaaCCCTCTTCATCCAAGCCTTCCACCCTCTGTGTTGCCGCGAAGCCCTTGAGGACGTCCTTCCTTAATGGCGGAGGTACGTTTCCCTTGCTCTTAGCTTACCGTTCTCCTTTTGTTGATTTTAATGGCGGAGGTGTGATCCCTTCCTAAGTTTCATGTTTCTCTATGAGCATCGGTGACACGgtcattttataattattcctTAGGGCATATTTTACTTGATTGGTACACATTCCTTTAGCGGGGTTCCCTTTTTTGAATGCCTATGCAtacttcctttctttttttctagaGTTAGGTTTCTTAAAAACCTGTAATATTTAGTGGAACTGCTGGCCAGCTTGACCGCTTTGGGTCCCTCAATTTGAGATTGGGATTACCTCCTGGCGTAGGCTTCTTACTACATTAATCTAGGATCAATGAGCTGATTGGCTAATATGAGGCAACATTGTGCTATCTTATAATGAGTTAGGGGAACTTCTAGCTGGATATAGTTGATATAAGCAACTAATTTACTTAGAACTCAAATTAGAAGGCTTTTGATCATTTTAGAAACCAATTTCAAACCTCATGGTCCAACTAGAAATTGAACTCAATCATCGGAGACTAAACAAAGCACTTAGAAACTTCAAGGATTAAGTAGAAATGGAAGTGTTAGTTTTGACAACCTAGGATCAAATAGAAActaagttaaaatattaatcaaattCCACTTAACTTGTACGAGTTGTGTGCTTAATTACTCTAACAGGAAATGATAATTTTCCCTGCAGGGCACACCTTACAAATTACATGGATGAAGTCTTTACATTTTAATCGATCCCATGGTGGCAGACCTGGAGGTGCTCTTGGTGCTCATATGAACCTTTTTGATCGTTTTGCAAGGGTTGTTAAGGTagtactttcaattttttcatcaATTCGTTTAGTAATCTTTGGAATTCACGGACTTTGAGGATAACCATGACGCTTGCTTTCTCATGAGGTAGTCATATGCTAATGCACTTATAAGTTCGTTTGAGGATCCGGAGAAAATTCTGGAGCAGACAGTGCTTGAAATGAATGATGACTTGACAAAGATGCGTCAAGCCACTGCACAGGTAAGTTTCAGAATCTtgtatttatcatttttctctACTTGCTTTACCCTTGGCATTGCGCTTTGCTTCTTAGCCCGTAATGTTGTGTCTCCACTTTCAACTTTCCTTTATAAATTGTTCATATTTCAAAGGGAATTAGAAGATGCATGTTATTAGGAAAATTATACAAGGAAGCAAAATAATGAGGCATCTATTTCATTTGTTGGCATGCATACTTAaccaattaaaattatgaaaatggaCTTTATAAATGGACTTTTATTCTTGAAGGTACTAGCTTCTCAAAAGCGCTTGGAAAACAAGTATAAGTCTGCACAGCAAGCTGCTGATGATTGGTAAAAATCTATAACCATTCTCCATTTTCTTAGTGAAGCGATAGGTATACACCTTTCATTTCTAGTTTTAATTTAGGTATCGAAAGGCACAATTTGCTCTTCAAAAGGGAGATGATGATCTTGCTCGGGAAGCTTTAAAGAGGCGCAAATCCTATGCTGTAAGTTAGAACAGATTCGTTGTCAGATTCGATTCCTATATTTCATGATAAACAAGAATGGTATTTACCAATTTGAAGAAACCTCTTAAATTCTTTTGTCCAATATGGAACTATTTCATGTTACTTTTTCTCCTATAGGTATGCTATTAGAAGCAATTTTAAGTTCgaaattttaattctgtttGGCAAGATTTATGATTTATTCTGACCGATGATCACTGTGTTCTACCGTCAGGATAACGCAAATGCTTTGAAAGCTCAACTTGATCAGCAGAAGAATGTTGTGGAAAATCTTGTTTCTAATACTCGGGTATGAAGTTCTAATGTATTTTCCGTTGACCATCACatgaaacattttaaattatattttgttaaattctTTTAAGGATACAGCCCAGATTCCCTTGCATTACATTCGTTGGCCATGTAAAAATATTAACCGTAAGGGTAAACGAGTATGAGGAAATCCATCTTCCTGTTGGAGCTATGAAAGAATGCTGTAAAGAACAGTTAATGTTATTTCTGTAGTCTATTGATATAGATAAGATTTAgtattcttctttttgttgagATAATGCAGATCCCTATTACTTTCCTAGTGTAGCTAGAATTAGAAACAGGTAGAGACAAGTtgtcatataatataatgctCGAACATTAGTATGATTCTAACTTTAAGCTTTTAAAACAAGGATAATTAGCCTATAGAATTCAATTTTACCATTGAATCTTTTCTTTGTAGCTTTTAGAGAGCAAGATACAAGAGGCGAGGTCAAAGAAAGACACGCTCAAAGCGCGTGCTCAGTCTGCAAAGTTTGTGATTTAGTCAGATTGTtaaaaaaactcttttttcTCGAGTATCTTCCTTTACTGTTGATGATTGCTGATACCACCTTTCCATGGATTTAGGACTGCAACCAAAGTAAGTGAAATGTTGGGGAATGTTAACACAAGCAGTGCTCTTTCTGCTTTTGAGAAGATGGAGGAGAAAGGtaaggaaatgaaatatttagtCGAGCATAGACTTTCTTTTCGTTGTAGTTTTTTCATAGTGTTGAGATTCTTGTCTATATGTTACTTATGGATAGATGATCTCCTTCTTGGCTTCTTCCTCGTTATGTTTGATTATCTTCCTCAAAATCTTGGTAGTTTTGGCAATGGAGTCTCAAGCAGAAGCTCTTGGACAGTTAACTGTTGATGATCTTGAAGGAAAGGTAACAGTTCTGCTTTCCCTCCAAAtctattttgtgtttgattttattaactGCTCTATTGAGCTTAAATTCAGAAACTAGAAAGTATCATTTCTCTTACCTGTCCCCTTATAAGATTTTTGTAAAACCTTCTTGAGTCTGAGTAAATCCTTCAAGAAGCTTATGAGGGATTTCCTTTATGAAGGAATGAGGAGAGAGGGGTAGCATTTAGACGAGTGGGAGGTGGTAATTGTTTCGTATTTTGTAATACCGCAAGTGTACGTGCCAAGTTTTAATATAGTGATAGAGAGTGTTCGAGTATCGTCCTCAAGAGTTTCCAATTGATAcgtacattttaaaacacatgTGGCTGCACAGCTCTGTTTTATTTTGGCTTTCAGCTATTTCCTATATTGTAGTTTGCTCTGCTGGAGGGCTCATCAGTTGACGACGAGCTAGCGGACTTGAAGAGAGAGTTATCTGGAAGCTCAAAGGTAAAATCATATTCCACTCTTTATATATAAGTTTATATCTGACCGTGGCTCGATCTTCTAAGAATGAAACTTAGAATAGGAACCCAATGGAAGCCTCGACTTTCGTAGATAAACTGTAACAAGAACGCCTTCCTCGAAAGTTTTCTTTCATTGATGCTTCTCTGCGCAGCTTCCTTATACTTAAAGTTTGATTTCTCCAAATGATCTTGAACTTCTTTATGGAATAAGACAATCTGCTCAGCCATTTCACTAGCTTCCTGACTCAAATCAATAGCAAAAAGAAGATTAGCTTATTCCGCAATTAAATGGGAAAGTTTAGTATGTATGTACAATTTCAAACATTCCTTCAGTATTTGAACCTAACAACGGGATCTCCTCTCTATTTCTACAGAAAGGAGAACTTCCACCAGGAAGAACTGTTTCTGGCAGCGCATTGCCAGTTCGTGATGCCGAGATCGAGTCGGAACTCAATCTACTGAGACAAAAGGCAAGAGAACTGTAGAGATGCCAAATCAGTAGAACTTTAAATGTCCAAATTTTCATGCTAGTAACTGGCATCATTTCACATTAGAAATACAGTGTACAGGAAGAAAAGGTTCCAAACAGATCAACTTTGTATAGCTAAACGCCTACATGAGAGAGTAATTTTTGGATTGAGGTGCAATGGGTTATATATTGATGAATCTGTGGGGATCAAATGTTGTTTGTAAGTTAAATTGCACACAACTTTCTGAACATTGATCAAGTaacttttatttgtatttttggtGACAAGGTTTGGCCTCTCTTGGATTTCTTATCAGATCTCTCAAGTCAAGAAATTATTTCAAACCACAAAAAACCCGAtcctaattttctaaaaactatattatgaATACAGAAATGTACGGTGTTTGACTTTGTGGTACATGTTTTATAATCACTAAGAGCATGGTCCAATCAGAAATTTCAAGGAATATATggaaaattcaattcaaattcaaattctaaaaaacaaaGCCAGAATTTTGGGGGTCAATTTCTTGTATTGGGTACTTACAAActcatccaattttgtagtcAAACTTTTGCATAGTtcatttaaagtttttttcttcccctttttttctattttgaaaaatagaaaattaaaaggagaaaaaaaaaaaaaaaaggagtcggtcaattcaaatattcaaacatttaattaaattcaaacatGTTTCCCATCTAAAATCTCAAAAacgctttatttatttatttctttttatatattatggttttaaatattcaaactatattttttaaaggggaaaaaaggaaatcaaaaggaataaatttaaaaaacccCCCACAAGGAATTGTTAGGCTTGACCCATATAAATCTTTTACATAGTTTAAAGGAATATTATTTGATATCCCTACCAAGAATTTTCCATTTGTCTAATTTTCCCTTTATGAGCAGTCGGTTCAAACTACAATGCCATCACCGGAAGTCaattctaaattatgatcttaacactatttttgtttatgatttcaaaataaattacaatttagtcttcctaatttataaacatttagCCAATCATAATCATCAATTTCCGATTTaactatatgtatatatataaagtcatatgaacaaatttttaattcaaccaaaaagtaaaatataattttgatttaacaTCTCATAAACGTAAAACATGAACGGagtaaattaaatgaatatgaaCTAAACTTGGGATGGGCATAAgcctatgtttttttttggacacGGGTATAATTTAaacctctaatttttttttatttttttatcaagaATACATATATATCAGCTGAGTTATGCCTAGCATCAAACGTccaattaaaagtttaaaaagaaTTCTCGAATTTGAACCTAATGTTCAACTGTCTAATTAACATAATTTACCATTGACTGGGCACTAACTTTATTTGATAGTTTATTCAATTACCAACCAAAATTCAGTGGTTGACCATAAGAAAAAGCTTCATATAATAATAACGATGACAATCCTCCTTTTGGTTTGACAAAACTACCAAAGTCACCCCACGCAACACAGCACTACACTACACAACAAAACAGAACATAAAAGCCATTGATGATTCACACCCAAACGGCATCAACGTTCCACAGATTCACACACAAACAGCATAGACTTTCCACATTGATCAACACATAAACAGCATCAACATTCAACAATAAGTAGCAGTTCTGTAACTTGAATCATcaagtaagaagaagaaagtacCTGGAAATAGCCGACAGTCAATACACGAGCTTGAAGATCAATTGCAGAGTAAAACGCCATAGCAAGAACAAGACCAAGTAAATGTCTTTACTCCTTGGTCAACACGTAACTACTCTCTCTAACATCTCTTTTCCCACCAACAATGCCCATTCAAACACCAACCCTCCCACctatttccattttcatttcaattttcaccTATAAATACTTCAACTTCTCcaaacaaaatcatcaaacaaCCATATATCAACTTCAATTTCTCTCACACATATCATCAAACACCTTCCCTTCATTTCACTATCCACTTCTTTGAACTAAAACTTCTCTCAGACAAATCGTCGAACACCTTATCTTCATTCCAGATCCAACTTCAAGTCAAAGACCCCCAAAATGAATTTCGGGAAATTAGGTGTTGTTTTAATGATCCTCGTTGTCGCTGTGGCGTGTCTGAGCAACAGCCCCGCCGTTGACGCCGCCAGAATAGTGCCCGGAGACTTTGCGAGCGCCAATCACTTGGAGATGTACCCGTCGGCTTACGAGCATGCGAAGAATACGGTGTCGTGTTGGCTCGGCCGCTTGTCGTCCGGCCCCAGCCCCAAAGGTCCCGGCCACTGATTTCTCCGCCGCCAACCGGCCGTCGTTCGCCGTACCAGAGCTTTGCTGAAGCccatcttccttttctccCTCTGTTCgttttttcaattcatttgatgtatttttttattatttatagttAAAGTGTCAAAAGACCAAAATGGTCAAAGGTTTTTTTATTCTAGCGACATTTAAGTATGAGAAATTCGGATATTTACGTCTTTAGATctgaatttttctatttatttgtaatgatacgatattaatgaaaattaaaagaagacaaatataataaatttgaaataggaatattatttattatttgtccGCTATTTCTCTATTATAATCATGTCAAACACGTTAATAACTTATATTCAATATAACATTAgatcaatcaaatttatttatatcacTATTCAAGTGACATTGATACACGAGAAATTGCTTGATGTAAGtgtatgaattaaattttaatacagTGAACGTCGGTTAAAATGTCATCCTTTAAATGGACGTTCTCACTCACTTAAATAtcacaaaaaatttaaacccgTCAAATTGATAACATAAGAAGCTCGATAAATTGCCTacaagtttaaaaatatcccTAAAAAATTGATCTTGATTTCGAGTTTAGCAATGTTTGGAGGtgggaaattaaaattttgaggtgtTGGGTTGAGATATTAAGTTTCAATGTTAAATCCAACGTGATTATATACAGGACATGTAATAAGTATGGACTAACCGAAAGtggattaaaaattaatgagagAAATTAACCAACCAGAATATGCTTGAAGGGCAGGCAAAGCCACGTAGCTGGGAAACGACCAAACAGGCTTTCATCACAATGGGGGGATAAGAGCCGAAAATGGAAACCGCCCAATTTCAGTCTGTGAAAGAAGATGTGTAGGAAAGTGCTTTGCTCACATCCGCCACTACCACTTCCATTTTCCATTGAACACAATCGGAGTGCTTGCCTACTCTAATCTGCCCATTTCTCCGCTGGTAAGTGATGATTTCTTCATGGGTTTTCATCCCCCACTTCGATTTCATCGTTTTCTTTGGATATTTGATATACCCTTTTCGTAGAATTGATATGGACGGTGTTGTTTTTGATATCATTGCTTGTCAGAGTGTAACCTAGAACCGTGGTGGCCGGAGAAGTGGATTTATTGCTCTGTGGTGTACCGTTTATGTGCTATTAGtgtcttttgattttggttcTGAAATTCTTGGTCTCCGTTGAAGGATTAATAGTTGTCTGCTTCCGTTTCTGAGCTTGTGTGAGATTTTTGGTGAAATGTCACTATGTGGGTCTGTCTCTGCTCTGAACTTGAGGTGCCAAAAGGGCATCCCAAAATCAACATCAAGATGCTGTTCTCCATTTACTTGTGAGAAAAGCAATGCTTTAGCATTTTGGGGTAGTGAGTTTGTGGGCGAAGGTTTGAAAGTTTCTGCCAGACATGTTAATAGGAAACCGGCTAAGGGGATTCCACCTCTAAAGGTTCGTCATCGAAGACTATTTTGTTTCGCTCGACGTCGTTGAATGGAATTAGTTACtgttatctttttctttcatgaaCAGGTAGTCTGTGTGGATTACCCTAGACCACAGATTGATGATACTGTTAATTTCATTGAAGCAGCGTCCTTATCTGCGAGTTTTCGTACTTCTAAACGTCCAAGTAAACCGTTGAAAATAGTGATTGCTGGTGCAGGTCAGGAACTCCCCTTGCCTAGCTTGACTGAACTTCTTATCGAAAACGAGATAGATGATACCGATTATAGAACGTGTTAGTTCGTTTCTTTATATTGGTTGGTATAATTATGCTTTCGATCTGTATAGGATTGGCTGGTTTATCGACAGCAAAATATTTGGCAGAT
This portion of the Cucurbita pepo subsp. pepo cultivar mu-cu-16 chromosome LG08, ASM280686v2, whole genome shotgun sequence genome encodes:
- the LOC111801007 gene encoding membrane-associated 30 kDa protein, chloroplastic-like — translated: MAAQTHVFTGLALASPPSSSSQPSSSKPSTLCVAAKPLRTSFLNGGGHTLQITWMKSLHFNRSHGGRPGGALGAHMNLFDRFARVVKSYANALISSFEDPEKILEQTVLEMNDDLTKMRQATAQVLASQKRLENKYKSAQQAADDWYRKAQFALQKGDDDLAREALKRRKSYADNANALKAQLDQQKNVVENLVSNTRLLESKIQEARSKKDTLKARAQSAKTATKVSEMLGNVNTSSALSAFEKMEEKVLAMESQAEALGQLTVDDLEGKFALLEGSSVDDELADLKRELSGSSKKGELPPGRTVSGSALPVRDAEIESELNLLRQKAREL